The sequence CACTCCCCCAGCGCGGGGTCGGCGAGCCGGGCGTACGCGGCGACCATGCGCCGGGCGATGTCGCCGTTGCCCTGCAGGTTGTCGCACGAGAGCACCGTGAAGGGCGGCACCCCGCGCTCGCGGCGCAGGCGCAGCGCCGCGAGCAGCAGCCCGAACGTCGTCGTCGGGGCGGCCCCGGGCACGAGGTCGGCCTGCAGGGCCGGGTCGGACGCGTCGAGCTCACCGGTCACCTGGTGCACGTGGTAGCCGCCCTCGGTCACGGTCAGCGACACGATGCGGACGGCCGGGTCGGCCATCCGCTCGACGACGGCGTGCGGGTCGTCCGGCAGCAGCAGGTACTCCACGAGCGAGCCGACGACGCGCGGCTCGAGCCGGTCGTCGGCGTGCTTCACCACGACGGTGTAGAGGCAGTCCTGGGCGCGCAGCGCGTCGCGCATGGCGGCGTCGGCGGGGAGGATCCCCACGCCGCACACGCCCCAGCCGAGGGCGTCGCCGCCGCGGGCGAGCAGGTCGTCGAGGTACACGGCCTGGTGCGCGCGGTGGAAGCCGCCCACCCCCAGGTGCACGATCCCCGCCGTCACCCGGGACCGGTCGTACGGCGGTGCGGGCACGCCGGGCGGCACGTCCGGCAGCCGCGTCACGGCGGCCCCGTCCGGCGTCCCGACCTCGGCCTCGGTCGTCCCCGTCATGCCCGTTTCCTTCCGTACGTCGCTGCACGCCCGTGGGAGCCCAACACGCGGGAGGTGCCCGGCGTCGCTGCTCACAGGCTGTCTGGTCGGCCACCGCACGGCGGCGCGGGTCACTGTAGCCACAGACTCGGGCGGTCCGGAAGGTCACGGTCCTGCGAAAGTGTGGGAACAGGGGTTGGCATCCCACCGACTCGGGTCTAGCGTGCACCCGTGCCGGGGTTCCGGCGGTGGCGTCGGGCCGAAGGTGGCCGGGCGGCGGCGCAGGAGCCTCGCGGACGAGGCGACGGGGCCGGGCGCGGTCGCGGACGACCGCCGGCCCGTCCCGAGCCCCTGGCACGCGGCACCGACGCGGGCTCGGCCTCCGGGCCCGGGACCGAGCACCGGAACCGAGCACCCCCTACCGACCGGGACCCACCGGCTCCCGGCGCGAGACACCGAGGAGACACATGACCGTCCACAGGAAGCGGCACGTCGGTGCCGTGGCGCTCACCGCACCCGTCGTCCTGGCGCTCGGCCTCGCGGCCTGCGGCTCCGACGACGCCGGCGGGACCGACGGCGCCACCGGCGCGGCCGGCGACGGCGGTGGCGACCGCTCGATCAGCGTCGCCGTCGTCGGCAACCCGCAGATGGAGGACATCGCGAGCCTCACCCCCGAGTACTTCACGGCGGAGACGGGCATCGACGTCGAGTTCACGATCCTCGAGGAGCAGCAGCTCCGCGAGATCACGACGCGCGACGTCGGCGCGGGCGGCGGGCAGTTCGACGTCGTCATGACCGGCCTGTACGAGGCCCCGCAGTTCGGCGAGAACGGCTGGCTGCTCGACCTCACGGAGTACGCCGAGAACGACGAGGCGTACGACGTCGACGACATCATCCCGGCCGTCCGCACCGGCCTGTCGACCGAGAACGGCTACTGGGCCTCACCGTTCTACGCCGAGTCCTCGTTCCTCATGTACCGGCAGGACGTCCTCGACGAGGCCGGCATCACGATGCCGGACCAGCCGACGTGGGACGAGGTCGCCGAGATCGCCCGCACCGTCGACAGCGACGAGATGGCCGGCATCTGCCTGCGCGGCAAGCCCGGCTGGGGTGACCTCGGCGCGTCGCTGACGACCGTCGTCAACACCTTCGGCGGCACGTGGTGGGCGGCCAACGAGGACGGCTCCATCGGCGAGGCGAAGATCACGGACCCCGGCTTCACGGAGGCCCTGAACTTCTACGTCGACCTCATCCAGGACGCCGGCCAGGACGACGCCGCCAACTCCAGCTTCAACGAGTGCCTCAACCAGTACCAGCAGGGCAGCGTGGCGATGTGGTACGACGCCACAGTCGCGGCGGGCCTGCTCGAGGCCGACGACAGCCCGGTCAAGGGCCAGAACGGCTACGCGGTCGCCCCGGTCAAGGAGACCGACGCGTCGGGCTGGCTGTGGGCGTGGTCGCTCGCGATCCCCGCCACCTCCAGCGACCCCGACACGGCGTGGGAGTTCATCAGCTGGGCGACGAGCGCGGAGTACATCGAGACGGCCGGGGAGAACCTGCCCGGCGGCTGGGCGGCCGTGCCGCCCGGCACCCGCACCTCGACGTACGAGAACCCGTCGTACCAGGAGGCGGCCGCCGCCTTCGCCGACAAGACGCTCGAGGCGATGGAGGCCGCGCCGATCGACGACCCGGGCACCGAGCCGCGGCCCGGCCTGCCGGGCGTGCAGTTCGTCGGCGTGCCGGAGTTCCAGGACGTCGGCACCCGCTGCACGCAGGAGTTCTCCGCCGCCATCTCCGGCGGCCAGAGCGTCGACGCGGCGCTGGAGTCCTGCCAGCAGATCGCGAGCTCGGTCAGCACCCGCTGACCCTCGCCCCACGTCGCCGGGCGCGGTGCGGCACGCGCCGCGCCCGGTGGCACCACCCGGAGCCACCCCGGAGCCCTAGGAGACAGGAGCAGCCCGTGACCGCGCAGGCGCCCCCCGCACCGCCCGACACCCCGACCGCGACGCCCCGTCCGGCACCTGCCGGGCGACGCCCCGAGAGCGCCTGGCTGCGCCGCGCGCCGCTCCTGCCGGCACTGGTCTTCACCATCGTCGTCACCCAGGTGCCGTTCCTGTTCAGCATCTACTACAGCCTCACCGAGTGGCGGGTCGTGCCGCCCACGCCACGGACCTTCGTCGGCTTCGAGAACTACGTGCGCGGCTGGGGCGACCCGTTCTTCCTGCGGGCGGCGTGGACCTCGGTGTGGATGACCGTCGCGGCGGTGCTGCTGTCGCTCGTCATCGGCACGGCGCTCGCGCTGCTGCTGGACCGGAAGTTCCCGGGCCGCGGCGTCGCGCGCACCCTCATGATCACGCCGTTCCTCGTCATGCCCGTCGTCGCGGGCCTGGTGTGGAGCAACCAGATGTTCTCCAGCCAGTTCGGGGTCCTCAACTGGGTCATCACCTCGCTCGGCTTCGACGCGGTGTCGTTCGTGCAGGTGGCGCCCGGCTGGAGCATCGTCACGGTGCTCGTGTGGCAGTGGTCGCCGTTCATGATGCTCATCGTGCTGGCGGGGCTCCAGGGCCAGCCCGGTGAGGTGCTCGAGGCCGCGAGGGTCGACGGCGCCGGACCGTTCGGGATCTTCCGCTGGATCACGCTGCCGCTGCTGCGGCCCTACCTCGAGCTCGGGATCCTGCTCGGGTCCATCTACCTCGTGCAGGTCTTCGACCACATCGTCGTCATCACCGGCGGCGGACCGGGCTCGACGAACATCCCGTACTTCGTCTACCAGCGCTCGATCGGCGGCGGCTGGGACTTCGGCCTCGCGTCGTCCTTCAGCATCCTCGTCGTCATCGCGTCGATCATCATCGCGACGCTCGCGCTGCGGCTGCTGTCGAACCTCATCTCGAAGGACCCGAACGCATGAGCACCGCGACCGCGCCCGTCCCGTCCGCCCCCTCCGAGCGCCGCGAGCCGGCGCGCAGCCCGCGACCGGCCCCGCGGAGGCCCGTCCGCCGCGCCTCGGTGGGCGGCACCGTGCTCGCCGGCGTCGCGTGGCTCGCGGCCGCGCTGTTCTTCTTCCCCGTCTTCTGGATGTTCGTCAACGGGTTCAAGGAGGAGGCGGTCGCCAACAGCCGGCCCACGCTGATCTTCACCCCGACGCTCGAGCGCTACCGCGAGGTCACGGCCGACGCGATCGGCCTGCTGACGGCCGGGGAGGCGTTCCTCAACTCCGCCGTCGTCGTCGGCGTCTCCGTCGCGCTCACGATGGTGCTCGCCGTGCCGGCAGCCTACGCCCTCGCGATCCGACCCATCCCCAAGTGGCGCGACGTGCTGTTCTTCTTCATCTCGACGAAGTTCCTGCCCATCGTCGGCGCCATCCTGCCGCTGTGGATCATCGGGCAGACGCTCGGCATCCTCAACACCTGGACGATCCTCATCATCCTCTACACGGCGATGAACCTGCCGCTGGCGGTGTGGATGCTCCGGTCGTTCTTCAGCGAGGTGCCGGTGGAGCTGCTCGAGGCCGCGCAGCTGGACGGTGCGGGCCTGCTGCGCCAGATCCGCTCCGTGCTGCTGCCGATCGTCACCCCCGGCCTCACGGCGACCGCGCTGCTCTGCCTCATCTTCGCGTGGAACGAGTTCTTCCTCGCCGTGCAGCTCAACCCGGCCGACGCCTCGACCGTCCCGGTGTGGGTCACGGGCAACGTGAGCACCCGCGGCAACTTCCTCGCGAAGCTGTCCGCCGCCTCGACGCTCGCCACGCTGCCCGTCATCATCGCGGGCTGGGTGGCCCAGAAGCGCATGATCCGCGGCCTCGCCATGGGTGCCATCAAGTGAGCCCGGGCGCGACCGGACCGCACGCCGGGCCCGGTCGCGCGGTGCTCGCGGGCACCCGCCGCGACGGGGTCCCGCCCTACGCTGTCGGGATGGGACCCGTCGCCGAGCCGCGCGAGGCCGAGCCGGCCGCCGCGACGGCCACGGCCTCGGGTGCCCTCGTGCTGTCCCGCCTGGAGCGGCAGCACTCGATCGCCGAGCTCGCGATGGCCGACGGCCGGGTCGACGTCGGCGACCTCGCCGACCGGTTCCAGGTGACGACGGAGACGATCCGGCGCGACCTCGCGCACCTGCAGGAGCAGCGCCTCGTGCGCCGCACGCACGGCGGCGCGGTGCCGTGGGAGCGCTGGCGGTACGAGCCGAGCGTCGCGGTGCGCGACACCGAGCACCCGCAGGAGAAGCAGCGGATCGCGCAGCGCGCGGTGGCGGAGCTGCAGGGCGAGGCCACGCTGCTCATCGACTCCGGCACCACCACCGCGCAGGTCGCGCGCATGCTGCCGCACGACCGCCCGCTCACGGTGGTGACGAACTCGATCCCCGTCATGCAGGCCCTCGTGCACAACGAGGCCGTCGAGGTGGTGCTCCTCGGCGGGCGCGTCAAGAAGAGCACGCTCGCGATCGTCGACCCGACCGGCGCCGACGAGCTGTCGCGCATCGTCGTCGACCTCGCGTTCGTCGGCTCCGACGGCGTGTCCCCCGAGCACGGCTTCACCACGCCCCACCGCGAGGAGGTCGAGATCAAGCGGGCCATGCTGCGCGCCGCGCGCCGCGCGGTCGTGCTCGTCGACCACTCGAAGTTCGGCAACGACCACCTGCACCGCATCGCGCGGGTGGAGGAGGTCGACGGCGTCATCACCGGCACGGAGCTGCCGGAGGCCGAGGCCCGCGCGGTCAGCGCGCTCGGGCCGATGGTGACGCGGGCCTGACGCCGGGCGTCCCCCGCTCCGTCGCCCTCCCCTGCGTCGCGCCGGGCTCGCGGCGCAGGGCCGCGTGCACCGCCGCCCGCAGC comes from Aquipuribacter sp. SD81 and encodes:
- a CDS encoding ABC transporter substrate-binding protein: MTVHRKRHVGAVALTAPVVLALGLAACGSDDAGGTDGATGAAGDGGGDRSISVAVVGNPQMEDIASLTPEYFTAETGIDVEFTILEEQQLREITTRDVGAGGGQFDVVMTGLYEAPQFGENGWLLDLTEYAENDEAYDVDDIIPAVRTGLSTENGYWASPFYAESSFLMYRQDVLDEAGITMPDQPTWDEVAEIARTVDSDEMAGICLRGKPGWGDLGASLTTVVNTFGGTWWAANEDGSIGEAKITDPGFTEALNFYVDLIQDAGQDDAANSSFNECLNQYQQGSVAMWYDATVAAGLLEADDSPVKGQNGYAVAPVKETDASGWLWAWSLAIPATSSDPDTAWEFISWATSAEYIETAGENLPGGWAAVPPGTRTSTYENPSYQEAAAAFADKTLEAMEAAPIDDPGTEPRPGLPGVQFVGVPEFQDVGTRCTQEFSAAISGGQSVDAALESCQQIASSVSTR
- a CDS encoding carbohydrate ABC transporter permease; the encoded protein is MTAQAPPAPPDTPTATPRPAPAGRRPESAWLRRAPLLPALVFTIVVTQVPFLFSIYYSLTEWRVVPPTPRTFVGFENYVRGWGDPFFLRAAWTSVWMTVAAVLLSLVIGTALALLLDRKFPGRGVARTLMITPFLVMPVVAGLVWSNQMFSSQFGVLNWVITSLGFDAVSFVQVAPGWSIVTVLVWQWSPFMMLIVLAGLQGQPGEVLEAARVDGAGPFGIFRWITLPLLRPYLELGILLGSIYLVQVFDHIVVITGGGPGSTNIPYFVYQRSIGGGWDFGLASSFSILVVIASIIIATLALRLLSNLISKDPNA
- a CDS encoding carbohydrate ABC transporter permease, whose protein sequence is MSTATAPVPSAPSERREPARSPRPAPRRPVRRASVGGTVLAGVAWLAAALFFFPVFWMFVNGFKEEAVANSRPTLIFTPTLERYREVTADAIGLLTAGEAFLNSAVVVGVSVALTMVLAVPAAYALAIRPIPKWRDVLFFFISTKFLPIVGAILPLWIIGQTLGILNTWTILIILYTAMNLPLAVWMLRSFFSEVPVELLEAAQLDGAGLLRQIRSVLLPIVTPGLTATALLCLIFAWNEFFLAVQLNPADASTVPVWVTGNVSTRGNFLAKLSAASTLATLPVIIAGWVAQKRMIRGLAMGAIK
- a CDS encoding DeoR/GlpR family DNA-binding transcription regulator, producing MGPVAEPREAEPAAATATASGALVLSRLERQHSIAELAMADGRVDVGDLADRFQVTTETIRRDLAHLQEQRLVRRTHGGAVPWERWRYEPSVAVRDTEHPQEKQRIAQRAVAELQGEATLLIDSGTTTAQVARMLPHDRPLTVVTNSIPVMQALVHNEAVEVVLLGGRVKKSTLAIVDPTGADELSRIVVDLAFVGSDGVSPEHGFTTPHREEVEIKRAMLRAARRAVVLVDHSKFGNDHLHRIARVEEVDGVITGTELPEAEARAVSALGPMVTRA